A window from Brucella sp. BE17 encodes these proteins:
- the arfB gene encoding alternative ribosome rescue aminoacyl-tRNA hydrolase ArfB, whose amino-acid sequence MALPMEESRNIIRITKRLSIREDDLEESFIRASGPGGQNVNKVSTAVQLRFHAARSGLPEEILARLFKLAGQRSTKDGDILIEANRFRMQERNREDARERLIALIAKAAEPPPPPRKKTRPTKGSVERRLKAKSGRSEVKKGRGKVSFD is encoded by the coding sequence ATGGCTTTGCCCATGGAAGAAAGCCGCAATATTATCCGCATCACAAAACGCCTGAGCATCCGCGAGGATGACCTTGAGGAGAGCTTTATCCGCGCATCAGGCCCCGGCGGGCAGAATGTCAACAAAGTCTCGACCGCTGTTCAATTGCGCTTTCATGCCGCCCGTTCCGGCCTGCCGGAAGAGATATTGGCGCGGCTTTTCAAACTGGCCGGACAGCGCAGCACCAAGGACGGCGATATTCTAATCGAGGCCAATCGTTTCCGCATGCAGGAGCGTAACCGCGAGGATGCACGCGAGCGGCTAATCGCTTTGATTGCCAAGGCCGCCGAACCACCACCGCCGCCACGTAAGAAAACCCGACCGACCAAGGGGTCTGTCGAAAGACGCCTCAAAGCCAAATCCGGACGTTCAGAAGTCAAGAAGGGCAGGGGCAAGGTCTCGTTCGATTGA
- a CDS encoding HPr family phosphocarrier protein: MHSTVTVTGEYDADIALSRSLEILNKRGLHARASAKFVQLVDSYDAHVRVSKDGMTVGGTSIMGLMMLAASPGCCIEISASGEQAEEVMAALEALIADKFGEES, encoded by the coding sequence ATGCACTCCACTGTCACCGTTACCGGCGAGTATGATGCCGATATAGCACTTTCCCGGTCGCTCGAAATCCTCAACAAGCGGGGGCTTCATGCGCGCGCTTCGGCCAAATTCGTCCAACTTGTCGATAGCTATGACGCGCATGTCCGTGTGTCCAAGGATGGGATGACGGTCGGCGGCACCTCAATCATGGGGCTGATGATGCTTGCCGCCTCCCCCGGTTGCTGCATCGAGATCAGCGCTTCGGGCGAACAGGCGGAAGAGGTGATGGCCGCTCTCGAAGCGCTGATTGCAGACAAATTTGGCGAAGAAAGCTGA
- a CDS encoding PAS-domain containing protein: protein MREVGLPDKARCKPAIGTARNFAAGLVRVARPLRRLFFKGTVSVGAIIAAAPAFAQGARIDLPFGSGSVGAFEVIQFSMFVGAMGAALLSAGWVIRERTRTANENKVLRSRLADLSLSAQRNEVLLNLKDQRIVVWDNHSVHTDVVGQLSENSGVPQERSAFLAFGRWLRPQSVAVLEHAIARLRENASGFNLTIETNQGTLLDVQGQISGGFAVARFFSLDGVQAERATLQARNQELSERIELLRRLLEHIEQPVWLRDASGRLEWVNHAYAQAVGVDEPSQALADNRELFGAQARLRLSRDRFAEPVLHEQLGTVVRGDRRMFDVTDVRTQTGSAGLGFDLSEIEQIREELNRTLKSHSETLDQLSTAVAIFDPDMKLQFFNQAFAKLWSLDTAWLETRPSNTLIFDRLRSEGKLPEQPEWRKWKDSMISAYRAVEPQQHMWHLPDRRSLRVVANPHPQGGVTWFFENLTEKYELEGRYNTLIKVQGETLDHLEEAVAVFGSDGRLRLSNPSFAQLWSLPAAMVVEGTHISSIARLCNKRGGSVWDDFVSSVTGFLDTRDGRTGQVELDDGIILSFATVPLPKGQTMLTFIDVSDTVRVERALKEKNEALELADRIKNDFVQHVSYELRSPLTNIIGFTELLQTPAFGSLNERQIEYLDHISTSSSVLLTIVNDILDLATVDAGIMELEIGEVSVSEVVSAAAARATERLHDHDIGLDIDIADDVDVFKADSNRVRQVLFNLLSNAADYAPESSTVRLQVVRDGDDLVFAVHDDGPGMPHDVLEMVFKRFQSYPNGGRRRGAGLGLSIVKSFVELHGGKVDIKTDAGRGTTVICRFPSEARSFRAAAE, encoded by the coding sequence ATGCGAGAGGTCGGCTTACCGGATAAAGCCCGGTGCAAACCCGCAATCGGGACAGCCCGCAATTTTGCAGCTGGCCTTGTAAGGGTTGCAAGGCCTCTTCGCCGCTTATTCTTCAAGGGCACCGTATCGGTAGGGGCTATTATCGCCGCAGCCCCCGCCTTCGCACAAGGCGCGCGCATCGACCTTCCTTTTGGCAGTGGTAGCGTGGGTGCATTTGAGGTCATCCAGTTCTCCATGTTCGTCGGTGCCATGGGCGCGGCGCTGCTTTCGGCAGGTTGGGTCATTCGTGAGCGCACCCGCACTGCCAATGAAAACAAAGTCTTGCGTTCCCGGCTCGCCGATTTAAGCCTGAGCGCACAACGCAATGAAGTGCTTCTCAATCTCAAGGATCAGCGCATCGTTGTCTGGGATAACCACAGTGTGCATACCGATGTGGTCGGGCAATTGTCGGAAAATAGTGGCGTTCCGCAGGAACGTTCGGCTTTTCTGGCTTTTGGTCGCTGGCTGCGTCCGCAATCGGTTGCAGTACTCGAACACGCCATTGCCCGACTGCGTGAAAACGCGTCCGGCTTTAACCTGACGATCGAGACCAATCAGGGTACCTTGCTCGATGTGCAGGGCCAGATATCTGGCGGCTTTGCGGTTGCCCGCTTCTTCAGCCTCGACGGTGTGCAGGCCGAACGCGCAACACTTCAGGCGCGCAACCAGGAGTTGTCCGAGCGTATCGAATTGCTGCGGCGTCTGCTTGAGCATATTGAGCAGCCGGTGTGGCTGCGTGACGCCAGTGGCCGTCTGGAATGGGTCAATCACGCCTACGCGCAGGCAGTTGGCGTTGATGAACCCAGCCAGGCGCTTGCTGACAATCGCGAGCTTTTCGGTGCGCAGGCGCGGCTCAGGCTTTCACGCGACCGTTTTGCCGAACCAGTATTGCACGAGCAATTGGGTACCGTGGTACGTGGTGACCGCCGCATGTTCGATGTGACCGATGTGCGGACACAAACAGGATCCGCAGGACTGGGCTTCGATCTGAGTGAAATCGAGCAAATCCGCGAGGAGCTGAATCGCACGTTGAAAAGCCATTCGGAAACGCTGGATCAGCTTTCGACGGCCGTTGCGATTTTCGATCCCGACATGAAGCTTCAGTTCTTCAATCAGGCCTTTGCCAAACTCTGGTCGCTTGATACGGCATGGCTTGAGACCAGACCCAGCAATACGCTGATTTTTGACCGTCTGCGTTCGGAAGGAAAGTTGCCCGAGCAGCCGGAATGGCGCAAATGGAAGGATTCCATGATTTCCGCCTATCGTGCTGTGGAACCGCAGCAGCATATGTGGCACCTGCCCGACAGACGCAGCCTTCGTGTGGTCGCCAATCCGCATCCGCAGGGCGGCGTGACATGGTTTTTTGAGAATCTGACGGAGAAATACGAGCTCGAAGGCCGCTATAATACACTGATCAAGGTGCAGGGCGAAACGCTTGATCATCTTGAGGAAGCTGTCGCGGTGTTCGGTTCGGATGGTCGCTTGCGTTTGTCAAACCCGTCTTTTGCGCAACTCTGGTCATTGCCTGCCGCCATGGTCGTGGAAGGTACGCATATTTCCAGCATCGCACGGCTTTGCAATAAACGCGGTGGCAGCGTCTGGGATGATTTCGTTTCGTCTGTGACCGGCTTTCTGGACACGCGCGATGGCCGAACAGGACAGGTGGAACTGGATGACGGCATCATCCTGTCCTTTGCCACCGTGCCGCTGCCAAAAGGGCAGACCATGCTGACCTTTATCGATGTCAGCGATACGGTTCGCGTCGAACGGGCATTAAAGGAAAAGAACGAGGCACTGGAACTTGCCGACCGGATCAAGAATGATTTCGTGCAGCATGTTTCTTATGAACTGCGTTCGCCGCTGACCAATATTATCGGCTTTACTGAATTGTTGCAGACACCGGCTTTCGGCTCGCTCAATGAGCGGCAGATCGAATATCTCGATCATATCAGTACGTCTTCCTCGGTCCTGCTCACCATCGTCAATGACATTCTCGATCTTGCCACCGTTGATGCCGGCATCATGGAACTGGAGATTGGCGAGGTTTCGGTGAGCGAGGTGGTGTCGGCTGCCGCCGCACGTGCCACCGAGCGCCTGCATGATCACGATATCGGGCTTGATATCGACATCGCCGACGATGTTGACGTGTTCAAGGCCGATTCAAACCGTGTGCGTCAGGTTCTGTTCAATCTCCTGTCGAATGCGGCGGATTATGCGCCCGAAAGCTCGACGGTACGGTTGCAGGTCGTGCGCGATGGTGACGATCTGGTTTTTGCTGTGCATGATGACGGTCCGGGCATGCCGCATGACGTGCTGGAAATGGTGTTCAAGCGTTTTCAGTCCTATCCCAATGGTGGGCGCAGACGCGGCGCGGGGCTTGGCCTTTCGATCGTCAAAAGCTTTGTCGAACTGCATGGCGGCAAGGTCGATATCAAAACCGATGCTGGTAGGGGCACAACCGTGATCTGCCGCTTTCCATCCGAAGCACGCAGCTTCCGTGCGGCGGCTGAATAA
- a CDS encoding response regulator transcription factor: protein MKEASATQTIALVDDDRNILTSVSIALESEGYRVETYTDGASALDGLMARPPNLAIFDIKMPRMDGMELLRRLRQKSDLPVIFLTSKDDEIDELFGLKMGADDFITKPFSQRLLVERVKAVLRRVAARDGTAKSTGQQAKSLERGQLVMDQERHTCTWKGEPVTLTVTEFLILHSLAQRPGVVKSRDALMDAAYDDQVYVDDRTIDSHIKRLRKKFKEADDSFEMIETLYGVGYRFREA, encoded by the coding sequence ATGAAGGAAGCCTCGGCAACGCAGACGATTGCGCTGGTCGATGATGACCGCAACATTCTGACCTCCGTGTCTATCGCGCTTGAGTCGGAAGGCTACCGGGTTGAAACCTATACGGATGGCGCTTCGGCGCTGGACGGTCTGATGGCTCGCCCGCCTAATCTTGCGATTTTCGATATCAAGATGCCGCGCATGGATGGTATGGAGCTTTTGCGCCGCCTGCGTCAGAAATCCGATCTGCCCGTCATTTTTCTCACCTCGAAGGATGATGAGATCGACGAGCTTTTCGGGCTTAAGATGGGGGCGGATGATTTCATCACCAAGCCGTTTTCTCAGCGTTTGCTGGTGGAGCGCGTCAAGGCGGTTTTACGCCGGGTCGCAGCGCGCGATGGCACGGCGAAGTCGACCGGCCAGCAGGCGAAATCACTGGAACGCGGCCAGCTCGTCATGGACCAGGAACGCCATACCTGTACCTGGAAGGGCGAACCCGTCACCCTCACCGTTACGGAATTCCTGATCCTGCATTCGCTGGCGCAGCGCCCCGGCGTTGTGAAAAGCCGTGACGCGCTGATGGATGCGGCCTATGATGATCAGGTTTATGTGGATGACAGGACGATTGACAGCCACATCAAGCGGCTCCGCAAGAAATTCAAGGAAGCCGACGATAGTTTCGAAATGATAGAAACGCTCTACGGCGTCGGCTACCGCTTCCGCGAGGCGTGA
- the coaA gene encoding type I pantothenate kinase encodes MWEKVDQLTPSRYSPYRFFSAIEWAGFRADTPLTLTYEEVKRLRSLGDPIDLDEVRRIYLSLSRLLYAHVEASQLLFRQRQQFLNMEERFKTPFIIGIAGSVAVGKSTTARILKELLARWPSSPKVDLVTTDGFLYPNEFLRAENLMERKGFPESYDVGAVLRFLSAIKAGMAQVRAPLYSHLTYDVLPGEYQIVDKPDILIFEGINVLQVRDLPEDGKMVPFVSDFFDFSIYIDAEADLIHKWYIDRFMRLRETAFVNPQSFFHRYSQLSEEAARSIGEGLWNNINMKNLRENILPTRPRADLILRKGSDHLIEEVALRKI; translated from the coding sequence ATGTGGGAGAAAGTGGACCAGCTGACGCCATCGCGCTACTCGCCCTATCGTTTCTTCTCGGCGATAGAATGGGCGGGTTTTCGTGCGGACACCCCCCTCACCCTCACTTATGAAGAAGTCAAACGCCTGCGTTCGCTGGGTGATCCTATTGATCTTGATGAAGTTCGGCGCATCTATTTGTCGCTGTCACGACTTCTCTATGCGCATGTGGAAGCAAGCCAGTTGCTGTTTCGCCAGCGCCAGCAATTCCTCAATATGGAAGAGCGTTTCAAGACGCCGTTCATCATCGGCATTGCCGGTTCAGTTGCCGTGGGAAAATCCACAACAGCGCGTATTTTGAAAGAGCTTCTCGCTCGCTGGCCTTCAAGCCCCAAGGTCGATCTGGTGACGACTGACGGCTTTCTCTATCCTAATGAGTTTTTGCGGGCTGAAAACCTGATGGAGCGCAAGGGATTTCCTGAAAGCTATGATGTTGGGGCGGTGCTGCGGTTTTTATCCGCCATCAAGGCTGGCATGGCCCAGGTTCGGGCGCCGCTCTATTCGCATCTGACCTATGATGTGCTTCCGGGCGAATACCAGATCGTTGACAAGCCCGACATTCTGATTTTCGAGGGCATCAACGTGCTTCAGGTGCGTGATCTGCCCGAAGACGGCAAGATGGTGCCGTTCGTGTCGGACTTTTTTGACTTCTCGATCTATATCGATGCGGAAGCCGATCTTATTCACAAATGGTATATTGACCGCTTCATGCGTCTGCGCGAGACGGCTTTCGTCAATCCACAATCCTTCTTCCATCGTTATTCGCAGCTATCTGAGGAAGCGGCGCGTTCAATCGGTGAAGGCCTGTGGAACAATATCAATATGAAGAACCTACGCGAAAATATTCTTCCCACCCGGCCGCGCGCTGATCTTATCCTTCGCAAGGGTAGCGATCACTTGATTGAGGAAGTCGCGCTCAGGAAAATCTGA
- the ahcY gene encoding adenosylhomocysteinase produces the protein MTANQDFVVKDLSLADWGRKELDIAETEMPGLMASREEFGKSKPLKGARISGSLHMTIQTAVLIETLKELGADVRWASCNIFSTQDHAAAAIAATGTPVFAIKGETLEEYWTYTDQIFQWPDGEPSNMILDDGGDATMYILIGARAEAGEDVLSKPESEEEEVLFAQIKKRMAATPGFFTKQRAAIKGVTEETTTGVNRLYQLQKKGLLPFPAINVNDSVTKSKFDNKYGCKESLVDGIRRGTDVMMAGKVAVVCGYGDVGKGSAQSLAGAGARVKVTEVDPICALQAAMDGFEVVTLDDAASSADIVVSTTGNKDVITLDHMRKFKDMCIVGNIGHFDNEIQVAALKNLKWTNVKPQVDLVEFPDGKRIILLSEGRLLNLGNATGHPSFVMSASFTNQVLGQIELFTRADQYKNEVYVLPKHLDEKVARLHLDKLGAKLTVLSDEQAAYIGVTPQGPFKSEHYRY, from the coding sequence ATGACCGCAAATCAGGATTTTGTTGTCAAGGATCTTAGCCTCGCCGATTGGGGCCGCAAGGAACTCGACATTGCCGAAACCGAAATGCCAGGCCTGATGGCGTCCCGCGAGGAGTTCGGCAAATCCAAGCCGCTTAAAGGTGCACGCATTTCCGGCTCGTTGCACATGACCATTCAGACCGCCGTGCTGATTGAAACGCTCAAGGAACTGGGCGCGGATGTGCGCTGGGCATCGTGCAACATCTTCTCGACGCAGGATCATGCAGCCGCAGCAATTGCAGCGACCGGCACGCCGGTTTTCGCCATCAAGGGCGAGACTTTGGAAGAATACTGGACTTATACAGATCAGATTTTCCAATGGCCGGATGGCGAACCCTCCAACATGATTCTCGATGATGGCGGCGATGCCACCATGTATATCCTGATCGGTGCACGCGCTGAAGCGGGCGAAGATGTGCTCTCCAAGCCGGAAAGCGAAGAGGAAGAAGTACTCTTTGCCCAGATCAAGAAGCGCATGGCCGCGACACCCGGCTTTTTCACGAAGCAACGCGCAGCCATCAAGGGTGTGACGGAAGAAACCACCACCGGCGTCAACCGTCTTTATCAGTTGCAGAAAAAAGGCCTCCTGCCCTTTCCGGCCATCAACGTCAATGACAGCGTCACCAAGTCGAAATTCGACAATAAATACGGCTGCAAGGAATCGCTGGTCGATGGTATTCGTCGCGGCACCGACGTGATGATGGCGGGCAAGGTCGCGGTTGTCTGCGGCTATGGCGATGTCGGCAAAGGCTCGGCGCAATCGCTTGCCGGTGCAGGCGCTCGCGTGAAGGTGACGGAAGTCGACCCGATCTGCGCATTGCAGGCGGCAATGGACGGTTTTGAAGTTGTTACACTCGACGATGCGGCATCAAGCGCCGATATCGTCGTCAGCACAACCGGCAACAAGGACGTGATCACGCTCGATCACATGCGCAAGTTCAAGGACATGTGCATTGTCGGCAATATCGGCCACTTCGATAATGAAATTCAGGTGGCTGCGCTGAAAAATCTGAAATGGACCAATGTAAAGCCGCAGGTCGATCTGGTCGAATTCCCCGATGGCAAGCGTATTATTCTTCTCTCAGAAGGCCGCCTGCTTAATCTTGGCAATGCAACCGGGCATCCCAGCTTCGTCATGTCGGCCTCCTTCACCAATCAGGTGCTGGGCCAGATCGAGCTTTTCACTCGCGCCGATCAATACAAGAACGAAGTCTATGTGCTGCCAAAGCATCTCGATGAAAAGGTCGCTCGCCTGCATCTCGACAAGCTGGGTGCCAAGCTGACCGTGCTTTCCGATGAACAAGCCGCTTATATCGGCGTCACTCCACAGGGACCGTTCAAGTCGGAACACTACAGGTATTAA
- a CDS encoding phosphoenolpyruvate carboxykinase codes for MRETGIHNTAASISTSGLKELSAVFYNFGPAKLYEETIRRGEAELTAQGALVARTGQHTGRSPKDKFVVRDANTQDQVWWDNNKPMTPEAFALLHADFIEHAKGKELFVQDLVGGADNDNKLNVRTITEYAWHSLFIRNLLIRPEEATLAAFVAEMTIIDLPSFKADPTRHGVRSETVIAVDLTAKIVLIGGTSYAGEIKKSVFTALNYILPAKGVMPMHCSANEGPNGDTAVFFGLSGTGKTTLSADPSRTLIGDDEHGWGENGVFNFEGGCYAKTIRLSAEAEPEIYATTQRFGTVLENVVLDENRQPDFDDGSLTENTRCAYPLDYIPNASKTGTGNQPKNIIMLTADAFGIMPPIAKLTPAQAMYHFLSGYTAKVAGTEKGVVEPEATFSTCFGAPFMPRHPSEYGNLLRKLIAEHKVDCWLVNTGWTGGAYGTGNRMPIKATRALLAAGLDGSLNNAEFRTDPNFGFAVPVAVPGVDSAILDPRSTWADKSAYDAQAKKLVDMFVSNFEKFESHVDHDVKDAAPTIQIAAE; via the coding sequence ATGAGAGAGACCGGCATTCACAATACGGCCGCTTCCATTTCCACTTCAGGACTAAAGGAGCTCTCCGCAGTCTTTTATAACTTTGGACCGGCCAAGCTTTATGAGGAAACCATCCGGCGCGGCGAAGCAGAACTGACCGCACAGGGCGCATTGGTGGCACGCACCGGCCAGCATACCGGTCGTTCGCCCAAGGACAAATTCGTTGTGCGCGACGCCAATACGCAAGATCAGGTTTGGTGGGACAACAACAAGCCGATGACGCCTGAGGCCTTCGCGCTTCTTCATGCGGATTTTATCGAACACGCCAAAGGCAAGGAGCTTTTCGTTCAGGATCTCGTCGGCGGTGCTGACAATGACAACAAGCTCAATGTGCGCACGATTACCGAATATGCCTGGCATTCGCTGTTCATCCGTAATCTGCTGATCCGCCCTGAGGAGGCAACACTTGCCGCCTTCGTCGCAGAGATGACCATTATCGACCTGCCGTCCTTCAAGGCCGATCCGACACGCCATGGCGTGCGCAGCGAAACGGTAATCGCCGTCGATCTCACAGCCAAGATCGTCTTGATCGGCGGTACATCCTATGCCGGTGAAATCAAGAAATCCGTGTTCACGGCCCTCAATTACATTCTGCCTGCCAAGGGCGTTATGCCCATGCATTGTTCGGCCAATGAAGGCCCGAATGGCGACACCGCCGTGTTCTTCGGCCTTTCGGGGACCGGCAAGACCACGCTGTCCGCTGATCCAAGCCGCACGCTGATCGGTGACGACGAACATGGCTGGGGCGAAAACGGCGTCTTCAATTTTGAGGGCGGCTGCTACGCCAAAACCATTCGTCTCTCCGCCGAAGCGGAGCCGGAAATCTATGCCACCACGCAGCGTTTCGGCACGGTTCTGGAAAATGTCGTGCTCGATGAGAACCGTCAGCCGGATTTTGATGACGGATCGCTGACCGAAAACACCCGTTGCGCCTATCCGCTCGATTATATCCCGAATGCTTCCAAGACCGGCACTGGCAACCAGCCGAAAAATATCATCATGCTGACAGCAGATGCGTTTGGTATCATGCCGCCCATCGCAAAACTCACGCCAGCGCAGGCAATGTATCACTTTCTGTCAGGCTATACCGCAAAGGTTGCCGGAACCGAAAAGGGCGTAGTTGAACCGGAAGCCACTTTCTCGACCTGCTTCGGTGCACCCTTCATGCCGCGCCATCCGTCGGAATACGGCAACCTGCTGCGCAAGCTGATCGCCGAACACAAGGTCGATTGCTGGCTTGTCAATACAGGCTGGACCGGCGGCGCATACGGCACAGGCAATCGCATGCCGATCAAGGCCACGCGCGCGCTGCTTGCTGCAGGCCTTGACGGATCGTTGAATAACGCCGAATTCCGCACTGATCCGAATTTCGGCTTTGCCGTTCCGGTTGCAGTCCCCGGCGTCGACAGTGCCATTCTCGACCCGCGATCGACCTGGGCCGACAAGTCAGCTTATGACGCCCAGGCCAAGAAGCTTGTCGACATGTTCGTCAGCAATTTCGAAAAATTTGAAAGCCATGTCGATCATGATGTGAAGGATGCGGCACCCACAATCCAGATTGCTGCCGAATAA
- a CDS encoding HPr kinase/phosphorylase, whose product MTPEQEKSGVHATTLQLKGCGVMIMGRSGAGKTELALMLIERAGLRSEKAFLVADDRTLLRVQGSKLVASVPAALAGGVEIRGAGLFKVPFIASTSLDLVIELVTAPEAERYPGGGVWNFEGVTLPRLLLPALWSNGDSIALSRAIEATLFYEPWLPQKS is encoded by the coding sequence ATGACGCCCGAACAGGAAAAAAGCGGCGTGCACGCCACAACCCTACAGTTAAAGGGCTGCGGTGTGATGATCATGGGGCGCTCTGGTGCCGGTAAAACCGAGCTTGCGCTAATGTTGATCGAACGGGCGGGCCTTCGCAGCGAAAAAGCCTTTCTGGTCGCCGATGATCGAACCTTGCTGCGTGTGCAGGGGAGCAAGCTCGTTGCCAGCGTGCCGGCAGCTCTTGCTGGCGGTGTGGAAATCCGGGGAGCCGGATTGTTCAAGGTGCCTTTCATTGCTTCGACGTCGCTCGACCTGGTGATTGAACTTGTCACTGCCCCTGAAGCCGAACGCTATCCCGGCGGCGGTGTCTGGAACTTCGAGGGCGTTACGTTACCGCGACTGCTTTTGCCGGCTCTTTGGTCCAATGGTGATTCCATTGCGCTTTCGCGGGCAATCGAGGCCACATTGTTCTACGAGCCCTGGCTACCACAAAAAAGCTGA
- a CDS encoding PTS sugar transporter subunit IIA: MIGLVLVTHGRLAEEFLHAVEHVVGPQDNFETVCIGAEDDMEQRRQDIVDAVERAGNGNGVIILTDMFGGTPSNLAISVMQEGRIEVIAGVNLPMLIKLSSVRSGGDIKAALREAQDAGRKYINVASQVLTGK, translated from the coding sequence ATGATCGGACTCGTGCTTGTTACGCACGGAAGGCTGGCCGAAGAGTTTCTTCATGCCGTAGAGCATGTGGTGGGCCCGCAGGACAATTTCGAGACCGTGTGCATCGGTGCGGAAGACGATATGGAACAGCGTCGGCAGGATATTGTCGATGCTGTCGAGCGCGCCGGTAATGGAAATGGTGTCATCATTCTGACCGATATGTTCGGCGGTACCCCTTCCAATCTGGCTATTTCAGTGATGCAGGAAGGCAGGATAGAGGTCATTGCCGGTGTGAACCTGCCAATGCTGATCAAACTTTCCAGTGTACGTAGCGGCGGCGATATAAAGGCTGCCCTTCGCGAAGCACAGGATGCGGGGCGCAAATATATCAATGTCGCCAGTCAGGTCCTGACAGGAAAGTAA
- a CDS encoding sensor histidine kinase, whose protein sequence is MVAETRNDGLARPKAGWRERRARRQRSVFWRRFFAPFRKFLGQYLFSSLTRRILFLNLAALGVLVSGILYMNQFREGLIDAKIESLLTQGKIIAAAISASATIDTNSLLIDPEKLLELQAGQSLTPSPDSPDNWEFPINPEKVSPLLRRLISPTSTRARIYDRYANMLLDSRALYSTSFPSAGPVLRYDLPPIEEDAPDFWERFSNWMMALFYGGGSTYQEQPGGNGLAFPEIVKALSGSPQTAQRRNEKGELVVSVAVPVQRSRAILGVLLLSTEGDDIDKIVQAERMAVFRVFGVVALVMVILSLFLASTIASPLRKLAAAADRVRHGVKSRVEIPDFSERQDEVGHLSTSIRDMTDALYTRIEAIESFAADVSHELKNPLTSLRSAVETLPLAKSDDSRKRLLDVIQHDVRRLDRLITDISDASRLDAELAREHIDRVDMKVLLINLVNAAREVRRNKVGTEIVFNVGKPPAGRKGYTVAGHDLRLGQVISNLIENARSFVPEDTGRIIVTLAGDGARLRVLVEDNGPGIPAENIERIFERFYTDRPASEAFGQNSGLGLSISRQIIEAHGGTLMAENIFDPAQPETVNGARFIIDLPTGS, encoded by the coding sequence ATGGTCGCAGAGACCCGGAACGATGGCCTTGCAAGGCCTAAAGCTGGTTGGCGGGAGCGCAGGGCCCGGCGGCAACGCTCGGTATTCTGGCGGCGTTTTTTTGCGCCTTTCCGCAAGTTTCTGGGCCAGTACCTGTTTTCAAGCCTGACGCGACGCATCCTGTTTCTCAATCTTGCAGCGCTCGGAGTACTGGTTTCAGGCATTCTCTACATGAACCAGTTTCGGGAAGGACTGATCGATGCCAAGATCGAAAGTCTCCTGACACAGGGCAAGATTATCGCAGCCGCAATTTCGGCTTCGGCGACGATTGATACCAATTCGCTGCTGATCGACCCTGAAAAGCTCCTGGAGCTTCAGGCCGGGCAAAGCCTGACGCCCTCGCCTGATTCGCCCGACAATTGGGAGTTTCCGATCAATCCCGAAAAGGTTTCTCCGTTGCTGCGCCGGTTGATTTCGCCAACCAGCACACGGGCGCGCATCTATGACCGCTATGCCAATATGTTGCTTGATTCGCGCGCGCTCTATTCGACGAGCTTCCCCTCTGCCGGCCCGGTGCTGCGCTATGATCTGCCGCCGATTGAAGAAGATGCCCCCGATTTTTGGGAGCGTTTCAGTAACTGGATGATGGCCCTGTTTTATGGCGGCGGTTCGACCTATCAGGAACAACCGGGCGGCAACGGGCTGGCTTTTCCCGAAATCGTCAAGGCGCTGTCCGGCTCGCCGCAGACGGCGCAACGGCGCAATGAAAAAGGCGAGCTCGTGGTATCGGTTGCGGTTCCAGTCCAGCGCTCGCGTGCTATTTTAGGTGTTTTGCTGCTCTCCACCGAAGGCGATGACATCGACAAGATCGTTCAGGCCGAGCGCATGGCGGTATTCCGCGTCTTTGGCGTGGTGGCGCTGGTAATGGTGATCCTGTCGCTGTTCCTCGCCTCGACGATTGCAAGTCCCTTGCGCAAGCTTGCGGCCGCAGCCGACCGCGTTCGTCATGGTGTTAAAAGCCGCGTCGAGATTCCTGATTTTTCCGAACGTCAGGACGAGGTCGGACACCTCTCCACATCGATCCGCGATATGACCGATGCGCTCTATACACGTATCGAAGCCATTGAAAGCTTCGCTGCCGATGTCAGTCATGAGTTAAAAAATCCGCTCACCTCGTTGCGCAGCGCTGTGGAAACGTTGCCGCTCGCAAAGAGTGACGATTCGCGGAAGCGGCTTCTCGATGTCATCCAGCATGATGTGCGTCGTCTCGATCGCCTCATCACCGATATTTCCGATGCATCGCGGCTCGACGCAGAACTTGCGCGCGAACATATCGACCGTGTGGATATGAAGGTGTTGCTCATTAATCTGGTCAATGCAGCGCGCGAAGTGCGCCGCAACAAGGTTGGCACCGAGATCGTCTTCAATGTGGGCAAACCTCCAGCCGGGCGAAAAGGCTATACTGTTGCCGGTCATGACCTAAGGCTTGGGCAGGTCATCAGCAATCTCATCGAAAATGCCCGCTCCTTCGTGCCCGAGGATACCGGTCGTATTATTGTGACGCTGGCTGGAGACGGCGCTCGTTTGCGGGTTCTGGTCGAGGATAATGGCCCCGGTATCCCGGCAGAGAATATCGAACGTATTTTCGAACGCTTTTATACCGATCGCCCGGCCTCGGAAGCTTTCGGCCAGAATTCGGGTCTCGGCCTTTCGATCAGCCGCCAGATCATCGAAGCGCATGGTGGCACGCTGATGGCGGAGAACATCTTCGACCCGGCTCAACCGGAAACGGTTAACGGTGCGCGCTTTATCATTGACCTGCCAACCGGATCATGA